In a genomic window of Sphingomonas koreensis:
- a CDS encoding flagellar hook-basal body complex protein, translating to MDVSSFVLLSHEQALRRQMDITANNMANASTVGFKREQALFHEYVEQVQQAQIEDARKTSFVLDYGAIHDTRQGAFQSTGNPLDVMIEGPGYLNVQNPDGTVAYTRAGFIKILDNGDLATSGGQRFLDENGRAINVPPDQMRNVTISEDGSVMAGDAPVGRLAVTSFADENMLEVRGDGMLTGTGGRFMAAAETKLRRGGVEASNVEPIVETTNMVDIMRSYQTSRRLSEDMADMRKQAINRLGRIG from the coding sequence ATGGACGTTTCATCCTTCGTTCTGTTGAGCCACGAGCAGGCGCTGCGCCGGCAGATGGACATCACGGCGAACAACATGGCCAATGCCAGCACGGTCGGTTTCAAGCGCGAGCAGGCGCTGTTCCACGAATATGTGGAGCAGGTGCAGCAGGCGCAGATCGAGGACGCGCGCAAGACCAGCTTCGTGCTCGATTATGGCGCGATCCACGACACGCGGCAGGGCGCATTCCAGTCCACCGGCAACCCGCTCGACGTGATGATCGAAGGGCCGGGCTATCTCAACGTCCAGAACCCCGACGGCACCGTCGCCTATACGCGGGCGGGCTTTATCAAGATCCTCGACAATGGCGATCTTGCAACCTCGGGCGGACAGCGGTTTCTCGACGAGAATGGCCGGGCGATCAACGTGCCGCCCGATCAGATGCGCAACGTCACCATCTCCGAAGACGGATCGGTGATGGCCGGGGACGCGCCGGTCGGCCGCCTCGCCGTCACCAGCTTTGCCGACGAGAACATGCTCGAAGTGCGCGGCGACGGCATGCTGACGGGCACGGGCGGTCGCTTCATGGCTGCGGCGGAGACCAAGCTGCGCCGCGGCGGCGTCGAGGCCTCCAACGTCGAGCCGATCGTGGAGACGACCAACATGGTCGACATCATGCGGTCCTACCAGACCAGCCGACGCCTCTCAGAAGACATGGCCGACATGCGCAAGCAGGCGATCAACCGCCTCGGCCGCATCGGCTGA
- the flgG gene encoding flagellar basal-body rod protein FlgG, with translation MRTLSIASTGMLAQQTNVDVISNNIANMNTTAFKRQRAEFQDLLYQQVSRPGAATSADGTRVPSGIQIGAGVRTGGVYRITEQGAMTNTGNRYDMAIDGPGYFQIMMPSGELGYTRAGSFQLSDQGELVTTDGYRVQPDITIPQGALDVIVSKTGEVQVKVAGQTELQTVGQLELATFINEAGLEAIGSNLFLETAASGQPTVASPGEPSFGTLTQGFVEASNVNPVSEITSLITAQRAYEMNSRVVKAADEMLATSAQLR, from the coding sequence ATGCGTACGCTTTCCATCGCCTCGACCGGCATGCTGGCCCAACAGACCAATGTCGATGTCATCTCGAACAACATCGCCAACATGAACACGACCGCGTTCAAGCGGCAGCGGGCGGAGTTCCAGGACCTGCTCTACCAGCAGGTGTCGCGCCCCGGCGCCGCGACCAGCGCGGACGGAACCCGCGTACCCTCGGGCATCCAGATCGGTGCGGGCGTCCGCACCGGCGGCGTCTATCGCATCACCGAACAGGGCGCGATGACCAACACCGGCAACCGCTACGACATGGCGATCGACGGTCCGGGTTATTTCCAGATCATGATGCCGTCGGGCGAGCTGGGTTATACTCGCGCCGGCTCGTTCCAGCTCTCCGACCAGGGCGAACTGGTGACGACCGACGGCTATCGCGTCCAGCCCGACATCACCATTCCGCAGGGCGCGCTCGACGTGATCGTCTCCAAGACCGGCGAAGTGCAGGTGAAGGTCGCTGGCCAGACCGAGTTGCAGACCGTCGGCCAGCTCGAACTGGCGACCTTCATCAACGAAGCGGGCCTCGAGGCGATCGGCTCGAACCTCTTCCTCGAGACCGCGGCGTCCGGGCAGCCCACCGTCGCGAGCCCGGGCGAGCCGTCGTTCGGGACCCTGACCCAGGGCTTCGTCGAGGCTTCGAACGTCAACCCGGTGTCGGAGATCACCTCGCTCATCACCGCCCAGCGCGCCTATGAGATGAACAGCCGCGTCGTGAAGGCGGCCGACGAGATGCTCGCCACCTCGGCACAGCTGCGCTGA
- the flgA gene encoding flagellar basal body P-ring formation chaperone FlgA: protein MAMIALALLAATGPLTPAPAPADTPVLARAVEKGEMLSASDFTTAPLAPAAARGATQPRDAEGQEATRRLAAGSPVRATDIAAPRVVRRGEAVTIALISDGLRITATGRALADAGKGEVVRVLNLSTNRTLNAVADTPGQVRLIAP, encoded by the coding sequence ATGGCGATGATCGCTCTCGCCCTGCTCGCCGCGACAGGTCCGCTCACCCCGGCCCCGGCACCAGCCGACACGCCCGTCCTCGCCCGCGCGGTCGAGAAGGGCGAGATGCTGAGCGCGTCGGACTTCACCACCGCCCCGCTTGCGCCGGCCGCCGCGCGCGGGGCCACCCAGCCCCGCGATGCCGAGGGACAGGAGGCCACGCGCCGCCTCGCCGCAGGAAGCCCCGTGCGCGCCACCGACATCGCGGCGCCGCGCGTCGTCCGGCGCGGGGAGGCGGTGACCATCGCACTGATCTCGGACGGGCTGCGGATCACCGCCACCGGCCGCGCCCTCGCCGATGCCGGCAAGGGCGAAGTGGTCCGCGTCCTAAACCTCAGTACCAACCGCACGCTGAACGCCGTGGCCGACACGCCAGGCCAGGTGCGCCTCATCGCCCCATAA
- the flgH gene encoding flagellar basal body L-ring protein FlgH, with product MKYVLPAILAASMLSGCGAVGRLKAIGKPPRMSEAEAPVAPRVEPSIGNAAAQGRGGSASLAETAPGGASLFRTGAGAFFRDQRASRVGDIVTIRINIADNARVDNATTRTRAGSESGGIAALLGLESQIGKILPGNPDPSKLVDTSSDSRATGAGNTSRSEQINMTVAALIMDVLPNGNLMIRGRQEVRVNFELRELVVTGVIRPEDIARDNSIRHSQIADARISYGGRGQLTDAQQARWGQQIYDALFPF from the coding sequence ATGAAATATGTTCTTCCCGCCATCCTCGCGGCGTCGATGCTGTCCGGCTGCGGTGCGGTCGGGCGACTCAAGGCAATCGGCAAACCGCCGCGCATGAGCGAAGCCGAAGCCCCGGTCGCGCCCCGCGTCGAACCCTCGATCGGCAATGCTGCGGCGCAGGGCCGTGGCGGCTCGGCGAGCCTTGCGGAGACCGCGCCCGGCGGCGCCTCGCTGTTCCGCACCGGCGCGGGTGCCTTCTTCCGCGACCAGCGCGCCTCGCGCGTCGGGGATATCGTCACCATCCGCATCAACATTGCGGACAACGCCCGGGTCGACAACGCCACGACCCGCACCCGTGCAGGCAGCGAGAGTGGCGGCATCGCCGCGTTGCTCGGCCTTGAAAGCCAGATCGGCAAGATCCTGCCCGGCAATCCCGATCCGTCCAAGCTGGTCGATACCAGTTCGGATTCGCGCGCGACGGGTGCCGGAAACACCTCGCGCAGCGAACAGATCAACATGACGGTCGCCGCCTTGATCATGGACGTGCTGCCCAACGGCAACCTCATGATCCGTGGCCGCCAGGAGGTGCGCGTCAATTTCGAGCTGCGCGAACTGGTCGTCACCGGCGTGATCCGCCCCGAAGACATCGCCCGCGACAACAGCATCCGTCACAGCCAGATCGCCGATGCGCGCATCAGCTATGGCGGGCGCGGTCAGCTGACCGACGCGCAGCAGGCGCGCTGGGGGCAGCAGATCTACGACGCGCTCTTCCCCTTCTGA
- a CDS encoding flagellin, translated as MAFSVNTNAGAMAALQSLNATNKKMDVTQSRINTGLAVSSTKDDSAKYTVAQSLRGDLGGLNAVSSSLNNAKSVTDTAIAGAEQISDLLNQMKSKAYEAADAGLDAASRTAIDKDFTALKGQIGTIIKSSEFNNTNLLDNTFTGTKTVAALQSLDVTSTLAVANQSFDTAVDGAITGGIATQATAQTMVGTLDTVITAVNTSLSDLGAASRKIEGQLKFTSKLSDVVTTGIGNLVDADLAKESANLQALQVQQQLGVQALSIANQAPQTILSLFR; from the coding sequence ATGGCGTTTTCGGTTAACACCAATGCTGGCGCGATGGCAGCTCTCCAGAGCCTGAACGCGACCAACAAGAAGATGGATGTCACGCAGAGCCGCATCAACACCGGTCTGGCCGTCAGCTCGACCAAGGATGACTCGGCAAAGTACACGGTGGCTCAGTCTCTCCGGGGTGACCTGGGTGGCCTGAACGCGGTGAGCTCGTCGCTCAACAACGCGAAGAGCGTCACTGACACCGCGATCGCGGGTGCTGAACAGATCTCCGACCTTCTGAACCAGATGAAGTCGAAGGCCTATGAAGCTGCGGATGCCGGCCTCGACGCCGCCAGCCGTACCGCGATCGACAAGGACTTCACGGCGCTGAAGGGCCAGATTGGCACGATCATCAAGTCGTCGGAGTTCAACAACACCAACCTGCTCGACAACACCTTCACCGGTACGAAGACGGTTGCGGCGCTCCAGTCCCTGGACGTCACCAGCACGCTCGCCGTGGCGAACCAGTCGTTCGACACGGCGGTCGATGGCGCGATCACCGGTGGCATCGCCACCCAGGCGACCGCTCAGACGATGGTCGGCACGCTGGACACCGTCATCACGGCCGTCAACACCAGCCTCAGCGACCTCGGCGCTGCGTCGCGTAAGATCGAAGGCCAGCTGAAGTTCACCAGCAAGCTGTCGGACGTGGTCACGACCGGCATCGGCAACCTCGTCGATGCGGATCTGGCCAAGGAATCGGCGAACCTTCAGGCCCTGCAGGTCCAGCAGCAGTTGGGCGTTCAGGCTCTGTCGATCGCCAACCAGGCGCCGCAGACGATCCTGTCGCTGTTCCGCTAA
- a CDS encoding methyl-accepting chemotaxis protein: protein MIAFLDNWRLPKKLFAAFSILGLLLCVVGFNGYYSTHALDAVTQRHVTRGLAGMSGLSDVMSDVKEMRIVIYSYYNAIDAKEEASLRERLDKGVEKLDKAVEAYGKVAGEDFQGEVTSLRQKVAELNRTNREIFALRGNRDLAGAMALIKGDGKTHSRAVIDQTNKLIEMSRERSRKAAEEGSQTAGLAITLSILLALASLAGIVAIWFIINRSVALPMSRIASVTTTLAEGGKADVPYRDRQDEIGEIAGALEHFRATAEARAEADARAAAEQRVVTTALRDSLSAMTEGDLSRSITTEFPPAYGELKTNFNAALDSLRELIGAVAESAVAIRTGSGEIAQASEDLARRTESNAASLEETSAAITQMDDRLRATAEAAGRTVRRADGAMAVVDSGRSIADEAVQAMGRVSESAKGIDSVIEGLDKIAFQTRVLAMNAAVEAGRAGDAGRGFAVVADLVSALAMRSEEEAKRAREQLTATQADIGTAVEAVQNVDGALQNISTDVSQVHTLLSEIASDNQAQSSTITQISAAIGTMDQATQQNAAMVEETSAAARNLSSEVTALADRAAMFSIGNKPVRAPAPARSAPVGFSPSLSSEPKPMSTLSGADDWLEF, encoded by the coding sequence ATGATCGCATTTCTCGACAATTGGCGGCTGCCGAAGAAGCTGTTTGCCGCCTTCTCCATTCTCGGCCTGCTACTCTGCGTGGTCGGGTTCAACGGCTATTATTCGACGCACGCACTGGACGCGGTGACCCAACGGCACGTCACCCGCGGCCTCGCCGGCATGTCAGGGCTCAGCGACGTGATGAGCGACGTCAAGGAAATGCGCATCGTCATCTACAGCTATTACAATGCGATCGACGCCAAGGAAGAAGCCAGCCTACGCGAACGCCTCGACAAGGGGGTCGAGAAGCTCGACAAGGCGGTCGAGGCCTATGGCAAGGTCGCGGGGGAGGACTTCCAAGGCGAGGTCACCTCGCTGCGCCAGAAGGTCGCCGAACTCAACCGGACCAACCGGGAAATCTTCGCGCTGCGCGGCAACCGGGATCTGGCCGGCGCAATGGCGCTGATCAAGGGTGACGGCAAGACGCACTCCCGTGCCGTTATCGACCAGACCAACAAGCTGATCGAGATGTCGCGTGAGCGCTCGCGCAAGGCCGCCGAGGAAGGGTCGCAAACCGCCGGTCTCGCGATCACGCTCTCGATCCTCCTCGCGCTCGCAAGCCTCGCCGGCATCGTCGCGATCTGGTTCATCATCAACCGTTCGGTGGCGCTGCCCATGTCGCGCATCGCCTCGGTCACCACGACGCTGGCCGAAGGCGGCAAGGCCGATGTGCCCTATCGCGACCGTCAGGACGAAATCGGCGAGATCGCCGGCGCGCTCGAGCATTTCCGCGCCACAGCCGAAGCCCGTGCCGAGGCCGATGCGCGCGCAGCCGCTGAGCAGCGTGTCGTCACGACCGCGCTGCGCGACAGCCTGTCGGCGATGACCGAGGGCGACCTCAGCCGCTCGATCACCACGGAGTTTCCGCCGGCCTATGGCGAGCTCAAGACCAACTTCAACGCCGCGCTCGATTCACTGCGTGAGTTGATCGGAGCGGTCGCAGAAAGCGCCGTCGCCATCCGCACCGGCTCGGGCGAGATCGCTCAGGCGTCGGAAGACCTTGCGCGGCGGACCGAAAGCAACGCCGCGAGCCTTGAGGAAACCTCCGCCGCGATCACCCAGATGGATGATCGCCTGCGTGCCACAGCGGAGGCGGCCGGCCGGACCGTGCGGCGTGCCGACGGCGCCATGGCGGTGGTCGATTCCGGCCGCAGCATCGCCGACGAGGCTGTGCAGGCAATGGGCCGGGTGAGCGAGAGCGCCAAGGGCATCGACAGCGTGATCGAAGGGCTCGACAAGATCGCGTTCCAGACCCGCGTTCTCGCGATGAACGCAGCGGTCGAAGCCGGGCGCGCAGGCGATGCCGGCCGTGGTTTCGCGGTCGTCGCCGACCTCGTCTCCGCCCTTGCGATGCGCTCGGAAGAGGAAGCGAAGCGCGCCCGTGAACAGCTGACCGCGACCCAGGCCGATATCGGCACCGCCGTAGAGGCCGTGCAGAATGTCGATGGCGCGTTGCAGAACATCTCGACCGATGTATCGCAGGTGCATACGCTGCTGAGCGAGATCGCGTCGGACAATCAGGCACAGTCCTCGACCATCACGCAGATCAGCGCCGCGATCGGCACGATGGACCAGGCAACGCAGCAGAATGCGGCGATGGTGGAGGAAACCTCGGCAGCGGCGCGCAATCTGAGCAGCGAGGTCACTGCCCTCGCCGATCGTGCGGCCATGTTCAGCATCGGCAATAAGCCGGTCCGGGCACCCGCTCCGGCTCGCAGCGCACCGGTCGGCTTCTCGCCTTCCCTGTCCAGCGAGCCCAAGCCGATGAGCACGCTTTCCGGCGCGGACGACTGGCTCGAATTCTAG